In Microvenator marinus, one genomic interval encodes:
- a CDS encoding M16 family metallopeptidase produces the protein MKFLSYLVISLALFWSNTGFGQDIQKRTLRNGLDVVVIPSSVVPVATIEITVKNGAFTEPPEFNGLSHLYEHMFFKGNALIPNQEAYLKRIRELGIVFNGTTSTERVNYFFTLPSDKVLDGLEFMRAAITSPRFDEAEFQKEKQVVLGEVDRNESNPYYWLSRAINEKLWYAHPTRKDPLGDRQSIIDATTAQMRQMKDTYYVPNNAVLMITGDVQAEQAFKMAEDVFSSWTRGRDPFARNPVPAHPPLKKSEAVLVVKDVQMPSVSFNWHGPSVDADPKATFAADVLSYIIAQPSSQFQKNLVDSGITLNSYLSYYTQRYTGPISLSAQVQPDKLEDAIQFLLRETEKFSSPEYYTDEQLESAKTLLVIDDLYGREQMSSFTHTVSFWWATAGLDYYLNYLDGLRSVTRDDINRYVAMYIRNRPWVLGVIASQAVVDAKQVNETKLLNLGESAISK, from the coding sequence ATGAAATTTTTGAGCTACTTGGTCATCAGTTTGGCCCTCTTCTGGTCAAACACTGGCTTTGGCCAAGATATCCAGAAACGCACATTGAGAAATGGCCTAGACGTGGTGGTTATCCCCTCAAGCGTGGTCCCCGTGGCGACGATTGAGATTACAGTCAAGAATGGCGCGTTCACTGAACCGCCCGAGTTCAACGGCCTCAGTCACCTCTACGAGCATATGTTCTTCAAGGGGAATGCGCTTATCCCTAATCAGGAAGCGTACCTTAAGCGGATCCGAGAACTCGGAATCGTCTTCAACGGCACCACCAGCACCGAACGGGTGAACTATTTCTTCACCCTGCCCTCGGACAAAGTCCTCGATGGTCTCGAATTCATGCGAGCCGCCATTACCTCACCCAGGTTTGACGAGGCGGAGTTCCAAAAGGAAAAACAGGTCGTCTTGGGCGAGGTCGATCGAAATGAGTCCAACCCTTATTATTGGCTCAGCCGGGCCATCAACGAGAAGCTCTGGTACGCCCATCCGACCCGAAAGGACCCTCTGGGTGACCGCCAGTCTATCATCGACGCGACGACCGCTCAGATGCGTCAGATGAAGGACACGTATTATGTTCCGAACAACGCCGTATTGATGATCACTGGGGATGTCCAAGCCGAACAAGCCTTCAAGATGGCTGAAGACGTCTTCTCATCTTGGACCCGTGGCCGCGACCCATTTGCGCGAAATCCTGTCCCTGCTCATCCTCCGCTCAAAAAGAGCGAAGCGGTATTGGTGGTCAAGGACGTTCAAATGCCATCCGTGTCGTTCAACTGGCACGGACCAAGTGTGGACGCCGACCCCAAAGCGACGTTCGCAGCTGATGTACTCAGCTACATCATCGCGCAACCCTCGTCGCAATTTCAAAAGAACCTCGTAGACTCGGGTATTACGCTTAACTCCTACCTGAGCTACTACACACAGCGTTATACCGGCCCCATTTCACTTTCGGCTCAGGTGCAGCCCGATAAACTCGAAGATGCGATTCAGTTTCTCCTGCGCGAAACCGAGAAATTCAGCTCGCCCGAGTATTACACGGACGAGCAGCTTGAGTCTGCAAAAACGCTCCTCGTTATCGATGACCTGTACGGCCGAGAGCAGATGAGCTCTTTCACTCACACGGTCTCGTTCTGGTGGGCAACAGCAGGGCTCGACTACTACCTGAACTACCTTGATGGACTGCGCTCAGTGACCCGCGACGACATCAACCGGTATGTAGCCATGTACATCCGAAATCGTCCTTGGGTTCTCGGAGTAATCGCGTCGCAAGCAGTTGTGGACGCCAAGCAAGTTAACGAAACCAAACTCCTAAATCTGGGCGAATCCGCCATTTCCAAATGA
- a CDS encoding M16 family metallopeptidase has product MKNTFLIMFLAFLSACSARPERFEEGTAEEALNNETAQAEVVEEELPELEPLKLLSTEPQVSLIGTMGMTQKFKVGDITVIHRVTPANQVVAARVYIDGGAKNLTPETQGIERLALDVSASGGTLNIPRDEFTSKLNSMGSEVFSFADRDFSGYGMKSVVENFETTWELMAEAAFYPAFPQEEIDVRRQQQLAEIASITEDPDSRVQYEASRLFFKGHSYFNLQIGVAENLQRVSSRKLAHYHRGLLKPERMLIVVVGNVPTSKLTDMIKSSFARLPSTGAEPVQPEAFTSEAGVEIVDQDLPTNYVLGYFEAPKPGTPQYPAMVVTMEFLRDRLFEEVRTKRNLTYAVSAGIGANRSNYGYLYVTATDPVTTMGVIFDQIAEVKLMQIPKQELDQVVNVFLTEHYMNLETNGGQASMLARAELISGDWKTAEAFLAEVRAVTPEDVQMVAQRYLTNFRFGVVGKASALNAKTFQPR; this is encoded by the coding sequence ATGAAGAATACTTTTTTGATCATGTTTTTAGCGTTCCTCAGCGCGTGTTCGGCCAGACCTGAGCGTTTCGAGGAGGGCACGGCCGAAGAGGCTCTGAACAACGAGACTGCCCAGGCCGAGGTTGTTGAAGAGGAATTGCCGGAACTCGAACCGCTTAAACTCCTCAGCACAGAACCTCAGGTCTCTCTGATAGGAACGATGGGCATGACCCAGAAGTTCAAGGTCGGCGATATCACCGTGATTCACCGAGTTACACCGGCGAATCAGGTCGTGGCTGCTCGGGTCTATATCGACGGAGGGGCTAAGAACCTGACGCCAGAGACTCAGGGTATCGAGCGTCTTGCGCTCGACGTCTCAGCCAGCGGCGGAACGCTCAATATCCCGCGAGATGAGTTCACTTCTAAGCTCAATAGTATGGGCTCAGAAGTCTTCTCGTTCGCTGATAGAGATTTTTCGGGATACGGCATGAAATCCGTTGTCGAGAACTTTGAGACGACATGGGAACTTATGGCAGAAGCGGCCTTCTATCCGGCATTCCCACAAGAGGAGATCGACGTTCGACGCCAGCAACAACTCGCCGAAATCGCGTCGATCACTGAAGATCCTGACTCTCGAGTTCAGTACGAGGCATCACGACTCTTTTTCAAAGGCCACTCCTATTTCAATCTGCAAATCGGTGTCGCAGAAAACCTGCAAAGGGTCTCTTCGCGCAAACTCGCCCACTATCACCGAGGCCTGCTCAAGCCCGAGCGAATGTTGATTGTGGTCGTCGGTAACGTACCGACGTCGAAACTCACAGACATGATTAAATCGTCCTTCGCAAGGCTTCCGTCCACAGGCGCTGAGCCCGTTCAGCCGGAGGCGTTCACCTCCGAGGCTGGCGTCGAGATCGTAGACCAGGACCTTCCTACGAACTATGTACTCGGGTACTTCGAAGCCCCCAAACCAGGAACTCCGCAATACCCGGCAATGGTTGTCACCATGGAGTTCCTGCGCGACCGACTCTTTGAGGAAGTTCGCACGAAGCGCAATCTTACTTACGCTGTGTCAGCGGGTATTGGGGCCAATCGCTCTAACTACGGCTATCTCTACGTCACGGCTACCGACCCCGTCACAACCATGGGAGTTATCTTCGACCAGATCGCCGAAGTTAAGCTGATGCAAATCCCCAAACAAGAGCTCGACCAGGTCGTCAACGTTTTCCTCACCGAACACTACATGAATCTGGAAACCAACGGAGGCCAAGCTTCAATGCTAGCCAGAGCCGAGTTGATTTCGGGCGACTGGAAAACGGCAGAGGCATTCTTGGCCGAGGTTCGTGCTGTGACGCCGGAAGATGTGCAAATGGTGGCTCAGCGTTATCTGACCAACTTCCGTTTCGGTGTTGTTGGAAAAGCTTCCGCTCTGAACGCTAAGACCTTCCAGCCTCGCTAA
- a CDS encoding mechanosensitive ion channel family protein: MNTFILAQLEPKPEEIAAAIEFFDVGRLITTLTIVAVAFLVNRFISATLDRLGEGQAKRRLLMKKLSSFARIAIFGIASYLAAVTLLAGDKTALYGLGTTLLVAFGFAMKDMASSIVSGILILIDRPFQVGDRVQFGETYGEVKEIGLRVVRIATLDDNEVSIPNNKFLTDVVSCGNSGALDMMVVVKFYISISEDFDLARQIAYEACVTSRYVYLPKPVQVELKDAVEGNHYITTLTCKAYVIDVRYEEAFVTDITQRVKRAFRENKIVYPHARQFRVEEEIESARAFRSPSV, from the coding sequence ATGAATACATTCATCCTCGCACAATTAGAGCCGAAGCCCGAAGAAATCGCGGCAGCGATCGAGTTCTTCGACGTAGGTCGTCTGATAACTACGCTCACGATTGTCGCGGTGGCCTTCCTGGTCAATCGCTTCATTTCGGCAACGCTGGACCGACTGGGCGAAGGGCAGGCAAAGCGGCGCCTTCTCATGAAGAAGCTCTCGAGCTTTGCCCGGATCGCGATCTTTGGTATCGCGAGCTACCTTGCGGCAGTGACCCTGCTTGCGGGCGACAAGACAGCTCTTTACGGGCTTGGAACCACGCTCTTGGTGGCGTTCGGTTTCGCGATGAAGGACATGGCTTCAAGTATCGTCTCAGGAATCCTGATTCTGATTGACCGGCCATTCCAAGTTGGAGACCGGGTCCAATTCGGAGAAACGTACGGAGAGGTCAAAGAAATCGGTCTGAGGGTGGTCAGGATCGCAACCTTGGATGACAACGAAGTCTCGATTCCAAACAACAAATTCCTGACCGACGTGGTTTCGTGCGGCAACTCTGGTGCCCTCGACATGATGGTCGTGGTCAAGTTCTACATCTCGATCTCCGAAGACTTCGACCTTGCACGCCAAATCGCTTACGAGGCCTGCGTTACGTCGCGCTACGTCTATCTGCCAAAGCCGGTTCAGGTCGAGTTAAAGGATGCCGTAGAGGGCAATCACTACATCACCACGCTCACCTGTAAGGCTTACGTCATCGACGTGAGATATGAAGAAGCGTTCGTGACAGACATCACCCAGCGAGTGAAGCGCGCATTTCGCGAAAACAAGATCGTCTATCCCCACGCAAGACAGTTCAGGGTTGAAGAAGAGATTGAGTCTGCCAGGGCCTTTAGAAGCCCTTCCGTGTGA
- a CDS encoding AAA family ATPase — MRKILWILTLVVVGSAWNLVSAQETLTEDQPKVETPSPEVDTLANTVADQTPEELKVESLDAGRLLKSSIVEDIAKLEEKKAELERNVIREEAKFELLSEQNGEPVRLAQAKTEIAFLASGLELLGAELGAVKSELASVEAQIATLENLEGAAKEREERETKARDAERDAENRVEEALAREAMARDAAMRQLLQRERELAEEVLAATRLANEKISALQKLEDSETEVYSEWKGKILNGLDEVKEMPPTQAKVDKADALFADVLSRRRVARETLLESFREWRKLESESATLRESLNRATQNLAAEQARVEEGSSELIKQRIAVAQAEVDLRVKELDTASQMSAFWERRISAVNQRARFYSSTMADMLDLTSSSAQTGLFGFSDETFRDASISFEIAAERVLHWGRQRSAEVMELGFSVDIFTWLFGLATRIVIFLILVFVSLKWLSVGFHWLYERAIRGRTFRRWPGKVATLLEIAFALARPFIIFKAVMYPMQYFTDSFPEFSYAETVIEWVFVYSAINAFARAVFLPRSIRQAEYSIGLGLELQDNVSWFDLGEERGRKLVRSARVVALFWLLATLIPAGLREFLGISVLTHVVELSAYLVLALIVYWVIATWRNEIAELFTEIAGPKLPRAVTLVNEHKDRFYGVLIVAAATVYIVVVELVRLGRQYLVDTEWYSTVTNFWFRKRIELQANESKSDHREWQPEDVPTDYRELFSPFGDCPTQSPVVKERDLSSLKVAFEDWQSGREQGSVALVGEVGMGRSTLTSTFASSIDSLEVTRLEISTKSKSKSDTIEEICTLLGIEEPPSAVEELVALILEMEPRVIILDDCHHMYMRTIGGFVGLDTLLQVVTLTDSKHFWLLTFNLFAWDYVNRVRSRQHMFGKVIRMEMWSREEIQKMIEERHALSGYELSYTEMMVDAEIQDQTAYVDVVKTSSGFFKYLHEFSGGNPRLAMLYWLRSLRLRDETVLEVGLFKRPKTSDMEARDDGHWFVLTAVAQHGELSVEEISEITNLERSFCALAVNYFDSRGVIIAAGKGRVKLAPLYFRQVIRHLKNSNFLYS, encoded by the coding sequence ATGAGAAAAATACTTTGGATTCTAACGCTGGTCGTTGTTGGGAGCGCATGGAACCTTGTTTCTGCGCAGGAGACCCTAACCGAGGATCAACCTAAAGTCGAGACGCCGAGCCCGGAAGTTGACACTCTTGCGAACACGGTGGCGGACCAGACCCCTGAAGAGCTCAAGGTAGAGAGCCTTGATGCGGGTCGCTTATTAAAGAGCTCAATCGTTGAGGATATTGCTAAGCTCGAAGAAAAAAAGGCTGAGTTAGAGCGCAATGTCATCAGGGAAGAAGCCAAATTCGAGCTTTTGAGCGAGCAAAATGGCGAGCCCGTTAGACTCGCTCAGGCAAAGACTGAAATCGCTTTTCTGGCATCTGGGCTCGAACTACTCGGAGCGGAATTGGGCGCGGTCAAGAGCGAACTGGCATCTGTCGAAGCTCAGATTGCCACACTGGAGAATTTGGAAGGGGCCGCGAAAGAGCGCGAAGAACGGGAAACAAAGGCGAGGGATGCTGAGAGAGATGCTGAGAACAGGGTTGAGGAGGCTCTCGCGCGTGAAGCAATGGCTCGCGATGCGGCAATGCGTCAACTCCTACAGCGCGAGAGAGAGTTGGCCGAAGAAGTCTTGGCTGCGACACGACTCGCCAATGAGAAGATCTCTGCGTTGCAGAAGCTCGAAGATTCTGAGACGGAGGTCTACTCCGAGTGGAAGGGTAAGATTCTAAATGGATTGGATGAAGTCAAAGAAATGCCGCCCACGCAGGCCAAAGTAGACAAGGCGGATGCACTCTTTGCAGATGTCTTGTCTAGGCGCAGGGTCGCGCGCGAAACTCTGCTGGAATCGTTTCGAGAGTGGCGAAAACTAGAATCAGAGAGTGCCACTCTTAGAGAAAGTCTAAACCGCGCAACTCAGAATTTGGCGGCCGAGCAAGCACGTGTGGAGGAGGGTTCAAGCGAACTTATCAAACAACGAATTGCGGTGGCCCAAGCCGAGGTAGACCTTAGAGTCAAGGAACTCGACACTGCGAGCCAGATGAGCGCATTTTGGGAGAGACGAATCTCGGCGGTAAATCAGCGTGCTCGATTCTACTCGAGTACGATGGCTGACATGCTCGATCTTACGAGTTCTAGCGCGCAAACCGGACTTTTCGGATTCAGCGATGAGACTTTTCGCGACGCGAGCATTAGTTTTGAGATTGCAGCGGAGCGGGTTCTCCACTGGGGCCGTCAACGAAGTGCGGAAGTCATGGAGCTTGGGTTTTCGGTGGATATCTTCACTTGGCTCTTCGGGCTCGCGACTCGCATCGTTATCTTTCTAATTCTTGTATTCGTGAGCCTGAAATGGTTGTCGGTAGGGTTTCACTGGCTATACGAGCGCGCCATCCGAGGTCGCACGTTTAGGCGTTGGCCCGGCAAAGTGGCTACGCTCTTGGAGATCGCGTTTGCGCTGGCGAGGCCGTTCATCATCTTCAAAGCGGTGATGTACCCGATGCAGTATTTCACGGATAGCTTTCCCGAGTTCAGCTACGCCGAGACCGTCATCGAATGGGTGTTTGTTTACAGCGCGATAAACGCTTTCGCGCGTGCGGTCTTCCTGCCAAGGAGCATCAGACAGGCGGAATACTCAATCGGGCTAGGGCTGGAACTCCAAGACAATGTTTCGTGGTTTGACCTTGGCGAAGAGCGCGGACGAAAGCTTGTGAGAAGCGCCCGAGTCGTGGCGCTTTTCTGGTTGTTGGCCACGCTGATACCCGCAGGATTACGAGAATTTCTGGGCATTTCGGTGCTCACACATGTGGTGGAGCTTAGCGCGTACCTTGTCCTGGCGCTTATCGTGTACTGGGTCATTGCGACTTGGCGAAACGAGATTGCAGAGCTCTTTACCGAGATTGCTGGCCCAAAACTTCCGAGGGCTGTGACATTAGTCAATGAACATAAGGACAGGTTTTACGGGGTGCTCATCGTAGCGGCCGCGACAGTCTACATCGTTGTCGTGGAGCTTGTGCGACTCGGTCGGCAATATTTGGTTGATACCGAGTGGTACTCGACAGTGACAAACTTTTGGTTTCGAAAGCGGATCGAGCTTCAAGCCAATGAAAGCAAATCCGACCATAGAGAGTGGCAGCCTGAAGATGTACCCACTGACTACCGGGAACTCTTTTCGCCCTTTGGCGACTGCCCAACCCAGAGTCCCGTGGTCAAAGAGCGTGACTTGAGTTCATTGAAAGTGGCGTTTGAAGACTGGCAAAGCGGCCGAGAGCAAGGCTCGGTGGCACTTGTCGGCGAGGTGGGGATGGGGCGGTCTACCTTGACGTCGACTTTTGCGTCTTCGATTGATTCACTTGAAGTCACACGTCTCGAAATTTCAACCAAATCAAAGTCCAAGTCGGACACCATCGAGGAGATCTGCACCTTGTTGGGAATTGAGGAGCCCCCATCTGCGGTGGAGGAATTGGTCGCTTTGATTCTTGAGATGGAGCCCAGAGTCATCATTTTGGACGACTGTCACCACATGTATATGAGAACCATTGGCGGCTTTGTGGGATTGGACACGTTGTTGCAAGTTGTGACGTTGACAGACTCGAAGCATTTTTGGCTTCTAACATTTAATCTGTTTGCTTGGGACTACGTGAATAGAGTGCGCAGTCGGCAGCACATGTTTGGAAAAGTGATACGAATGGAAATGTGGTCGCGCGAAGAAATCCAGAAAATGATTGAGGAGAGGCACGCGCTCTCGGGGTACGAGTTGAGCTACACCGAGATGATGGTCGATGCCGAGATTCAGGATCAAACCGCCTACGTTGATGTGGTGAAGACTTCGAGCGGGTTCTTTAAATATCTCCATGAGTTCTCGGGGGGCAATCCGCGACTTGCGATGCTCTATTGGCTGCGCAGCCTGAGATTGCGTGATGAGACGGTGCTTGAGGTAGGACTTTTCAAGCGGCCCAAGACTTCGGATATGGAAGCCCGGGATGATGGCCACTGGTTCGTCCTCACCGCGGTTGCTCAGCATGGAGAGCTGAGCGTTGAAGAAATCTCGGAAATCACCAATCTTGAGCGCTCGTTTTGTGCACTGGCAGTCAATTACTTCGATTCCCGAGGTGTCATTATTGCGGCGGGGAAGGGGCGGGTGAAGCTCGCACCACTCTATTTTCGACAAGTTATTCGTCATCTTAAAAACTCAAATTTCCTATATTCATGA
- a CDS encoding tetratricopeptide repeat protein, producing the protein MRLDRTQWKIQALTALFVLSTGACSVNRPSEQWENDVLEAQTQLDRGTLKDLKPLEDAVQSAPDEPRKRWAIRQLAERLLEEKDNEAAEKYLLALTEPPIIDPHGAWAMYQRSLLQKSKGNDRESLSRLFATILKYPNEIPAEWALEDLKKRYLASESFEGWDAVLKRMYPWIQASMLAENLLFERGRNYDVNLRDPDRAMKVYAQIWADHPEEALADDAIWEIAQIQARVQNWNAAIHNFMILTESGESSWFVGTYNSQWLDDAILEVAHAWVHLGEHEKASQWFLRFVDEYSDSLRAPYALWLGAECYRLMGADEHHLSLMKRLTREYPDSKWARRASARLGPGGGDD; encoded by the coding sequence ATGCGATTAGACCGCACTCAGTGGAAAATACAAGCTCTGACCGCACTCTTTGTGTTGTCTACAGGGGCATGTAGCGTGAATCGACCCTCTGAGCAGTGGGAAAACGATGTCCTGGAGGCGCAAACCCAACTTGACCGTGGGACTCTCAAAGATCTGAAGCCACTCGAAGACGCCGTTCAATCCGCCCCCGATGAGCCCCGGAAACGCTGGGCGATAAGACAATTGGCGGAGCGTCTTCTCGAAGAAAAAGATAACGAGGCGGCAGAAAAATATCTGTTGGCCCTGACCGAACCACCTATCATCGACCCGCATGGCGCATGGGCGATGTACCAACGATCTTTGCTTCAAAAATCTAAGGGAAATGATCGCGAAAGCTTGAGCCGACTCTTTGCAACAATTCTCAAGTATCCAAATGAGATTCCAGCTGAGTGGGCCTTAGAAGACTTGAAGAAGCGCTATCTCGCCAGCGAGAGCTTCGAGGGTTGGGACGCTGTCTTGAAGCGAATGTACCCGTGGATTCAAGCGTCGATGCTCGCCGAGAACCTGCTCTTTGAACGTGGAAGAAATTACGACGTCAACCTCAGAGACCCAGACCGCGCGATGAAAGTCTATGCCCAAATCTGGGCAGACCACCCCGAAGAAGCACTCGCCGACGACGCCATTTGGGAGATCGCTCAAATTCAAGCGCGAGTCCAAAACTGGAACGCAGCGATCCACAACTTCATGATTTTGACCGAAAGCGGCGAATCATCATGGTTCGTGGGCACATACAATTCGCAGTGGTTGGATGACGCAATCCTCGAAGTCGCACACGCGTGGGTTCATCTCGGTGAACATGAAAAGGCGAGCCAATGGTTCTTGAGGTTTGTGGACGAGTACTCAGACAGTCTGCGCGCGCCTTATGCATTATGGCTCGGAGCCGAATGCTACAGGCTCATGGGAGCCGACGAACACCATCTTTCACTGATGAAGCGCCTTACACGCGAATATCCCGACTCAAAATGGGCGCGGCGCGCCTCGGCACGACTCGGTCCGGGAGGTGGCGATGATTAA
- a CDS encoding ABC transporter ATP-binding protein, which yields MIKVENITKLHMGEPVLQDVSLEIREGANLGLIGPGGAGKSLLVKIICGLVRPEKGRVTIDGTDVFSLNEIELADLRFKIGMLFQNYALFDFMNVGDNIAFPLRQAGKLTEEEIGAKVQDILTSVDLPTIAAKYPNELSGGMKKRVSFARAVIPQPPIVFYDDPTAGLDPVTSSKIFILLREMRDKRGVTSITISHDIEGIKDICDNFALLDKGKLVFLGDRSQIETSEIPIVRQFWDGFSDDELG from the coding sequence ATGATTAAAGTCGAAAACATCACCAAACTGCACATGGGGGAGCCGGTTCTCCAAGACGTTTCTCTGGAGATTCGCGAGGGGGCAAACCTCGGGCTCATCGGCCCAGGTGGCGCCGGAAAGTCACTTTTGGTGAAGATCATCTGCGGTCTGGTGCGACCCGAAAAAGGTCGCGTAACCATTGACGGAACGGATGTCTTTTCGCTCAATGAAATCGAGCTTGCAGACCTCAGATTCAAAATCGGAATGCTTTTTCAGAACTACGCTCTCTTCGACTTCATGAACGTTGGGGATAATATTGCGTTTCCTCTGAGGCAGGCCGGAAAACTCACGGAAGAAGAAATCGGCGCGAAAGTTCAAGACATCTTGACTTCAGTTGACCTCCCTACAATCGCGGCCAAGTACCCCAATGAACTCTCTGGCGGTATGAAGAAACGCGTCTCTTTTGCGCGAGCAGTCATTCCACAACCGCCTATCGTCTTCTACGATGACCCCACCGCAGGACTTGATCCTGTCACCAGCTCCAAGATTTTCATCTTGCTGAGAGAGATGAGGGATAAGCGCGGTGTTACATCGATTACGATTAGCCACGATATCGAGGGAATTAAGGATATCTGTGATAACTTCGCCCTGCTAGACAAAGGAAAGTTGGTTTTTCTGGGCGACCGTAGTCAAATCGAAACCTCCGAAATCCCGATTGTCCGGCAATTCTGGGATGGATTCAGCGATGATGAGCTAGGATGA
- a CDS encoding MlaE family ABC transporter permease, whose amino-acid sequence MSAKDKLLVGGIGGFGSVFMSVSHAIGTMALLLLEIVRCTLPPKLDGPETWRNMYRVGVKSFPIVVVTAALTGAIMVIQSGMYIEQYGAYGLLGWGAGYSVFREVGPIMIGLMFSGRVGANNTAELGTMKVTDQIDALRALAIDPISYLVMPRIFTMIVMMFLLVIVGDFVALVGGAITSQYLLGVSVELFAWSVIEYVGLNDFFHGLYKAVAFGFAIAVISCNAGLNTSGGAVGVGRAVNNSVVGSAIAIFVLDYLITYLDT is encoded by the coding sequence ATGAGCGCAAAAGACAAATTGCTCGTGGGCGGAATCGGAGGATTTGGAAGTGTCTTCATGTCCGTGTCTCACGCTATTGGTACGATGGCGCTCCTACTCTTGGAGATCGTGCGCTGCACGCTCCCTCCGAAGCTCGACGGGCCGGAAACATGGCGAAACATGTATCGCGTTGGGGTCAAGAGTTTCCCGATTGTCGTGGTGACGGCTGCACTCACGGGCGCCATCATGGTGATCCAATCAGGTATGTATATCGAGCAATACGGGGCCTACGGACTACTCGGTTGGGGTGCCGGTTATTCGGTGTTCAGAGAGGTCGGTCCCATCATGATTGGATTGATGTTCTCAGGCCGCGTCGGCGCGAACAATACAGCAGAGCTTGGCACCATGAAGGTCACCGACCAAATCGATGCCCTTCGCGCACTCGCCATCGACCCCATCTCGTACCTCGTCATGCCGCGCATTTTTACAATGATCGTCATGATGTTCCTGCTGGTGATCGTGGGAGACTTTGTGGCTCTCGTCGGCGGAGCCATTACGAGTCAATATCTCCTGGGGGTGAGCGTCGAACTCTTCGCCTGGAGTGTGATCGAATACGTTGGACTCAACGACTTTTTCCACGGCCTTTACAAAGCCGTGGCCTTCGGCTTCGCCATCGCCGTCATCTCCTGTAACGCAGGCCTGAACACGAGTGGCGGCGCAGTGGGCGTTGGTCGCGCCGTAAACAACTCAGTGGTTGGAAGCGCTATCGCCATCTTCGTTTTGGATTACCTCATCACCTACCTGGATACCTGA
- a CDS encoding MlaE family ABC transporter permease, with protein MSAEPTQHSGALWYEKVLGSIGEPFLEIYAINKGIFRTFLLTVYYTLKAPKNWRTVFEQMYEIGNRSVVFIAFTLGFLGMILVYQAGFQAMRITGDLQLLGALFLQLLLRIFAPTITAMMLATRVGSGIAAQIGSMVVTEQVDALRMCAAQPVQYLVVPRFIASTIMTIALTIFAVLVSWICGAVVANVAFGVNYLTFFDFGFVDWFDIIICLTKALAYGMAIPIIACEAGLVVTGGSEGVGRATTSAVVNCSLAVVILDFIISGVGYVVLSIL; from the coding sequence ATGTCAGCTGAGCCGACACAACATTCGGGAGCGCTTTGGTACGAGAAAGTCCTCGGGTCTATCGGTGAGCCGTTTCTCGAGATCTACGCGATCAACAAGGGCATTTTCCGAACGTTTCTTCTGACCGTCTATTACACCCTAAAGGCACCTAAGAATTGGCGAACGGTCTTCGAACAAATGTACGAGATCGGCAACCGCTCTGTGGTTTTCATCGCCTTTACGCTCGGTTTCCTCGGTATGATCTTGGTCTACCAGGCCGGATTCCAGGCCATGCGAATCACGGGCGACCTGCAGCTTCTAGGCGCCCTTTTCCTCCAATTGCTGCTGAGGATCTTCGCTCCAACCATTACCGCCATGATGCTTGCCACTCGCGTCGGAAGCGGCATCGCTGCCCAAATCGGCTCGATGGTCGTCACTGAACAAGTCGACGCGTTGAGAATGTGTGCCGCACAGCCCGTCCAATACCTTGTGGTTCCTCGCTTCATCGCCTCAACAATCATGACCATCGCGCTCACCATTTTCGCGGTCCTCGTGAGTTGGATCTGCGGTGCGGTCGTTGCGAACGTAGCCTTTGGTGTGAACTACCTGACCTTCTTTGATTTCGGATTTGTCGACTGGTTCGACATCATCATTTGCCTCACCAAAGCGCTTGCGTACGGCATGGCGATTCCAATCATTGCATGTGAGGCCGGGCTCGTGGTCACAGGAGGCAGCGAAGGCGTCGGACGCGCCACAACCTCCGCGGTGGTCAATTGCAGCCTCGCTGTCGTCATCTTAGACTTCATCATCTCAGGAGTTGGTTATGTGGTCCTCTCGATCCTTTAA